From the genome of Aerosakkonema funiforme FACHB-1375, one region includes:
- a CDS encoding class I SAM-dependent methyltransferase — protein MPADNLPVAQSPQTLSVSDSTNNKELITDPQSLKIALATKLKTMTGVHGEFLFPCVPSMLQEYLQTLVGLLNLLGQNPTPEHIDNLRQLIEKGISEGFRLSSHARLIVSYQLAEANKGLAGGITINTKVHVESLSDKYQTWPQTRPEPLFGSHPDAKVMAVASQLGKPENVPVLDVGAGTGRNSLPLAKLGHSVDAIELTPIFAEKLTEAVKAENLSIKVIQGDILDPLLRMRAANYKLAIASEVLSHFRYSDQVRLFLAKMCDCLPSGGLLLFSAFLAVDNYQPDNFAREMSDISWCYIITRDELNSAMEGLPLEMISDESVIEYEQNHLPKEAWPPTGWFLSWATGRDLFPIQQNPPMELRWLLLKRR, from the coding sequence ATGCCTGCCGATAACCTCCCAGTCGCACAATCTCCGCAAACCTTGTCAGTCAGCGATTCAACGAATAATAAGGAATTGATAACCGATCCCCAAAGTTTAAAAATCGCCTTGGCAACAAAGCTGAAAACTATGACTGGCGTTCACGGAGAATTCCTCTTTCCTTGCGTGCCATCAATGCTGCAAGAATATTTGCAGACCCTTGTAGGTTTGCTAAACCTTTTAGGGCAAAACCCGACGCCAGAACATATCGATAATTTGCGTCAGTTAATCGAAAAAGGTATATCAGAGGGATTTCGCCTTTCATCTCATGCGCGGTTAATAGTCAGCTACCAACTAGCGGAAGCAAATAAAGGTTTAGCTGGTGGAATTACGATTAACACAAAAGTTCATGTAGAATCGCTGAGCGATAAATATCAAACTTGGCCGCAAACTAGACCGGAACCTTTATTCGGCAGTCATCCAGATGCGAAAGTAATGGCAGTTGCTTCCCAATTAGGCAAACCTGAGAATGTGCCTGTTTTGGATGTAGGTGCGGGAACGGGTCGCAATAGTTTACCTTTGGCAAAATTGGGACATAGTGTGGATGCGATCGAACTCACGCCCATTTTTGCAGAAAAATTGACGGAGGCGGTAAAAGCCGAAAATTTGTCCATCAAAGTGATTCAAGGGGATATTTTAGACCCGCTATTGCGGATGAGGGCAGCTAATTATAAATTGGCGATCGCATCCGAAGTTCTCTCTCACTTCCGCTACAGCGACCAAGTGCGCTTGTTCTTGGCTAAAATGTGCGATTGCTTGCCAAGCGGAGGGTTGCTTTTATTCAGTGCTTTCCTAGCAGTAGATAATTACCAACCGGATAACTTTGCGCGAGAAATGTCCGATATCTCTTGGTGTTATATCATCACGCGAGATGAACTGAATTCGGCAATGGAAGGTTTGCCATTGGAAATGATATCCGATGAATCGGTAATAGAATACGAACAAAATCATCTGCCTAAAGAAGCATGGCCTCCCACAGGTTGGTTTCTCAGTTGGGCGACGGGTCGGGATTTATTTCCCATTCAACAAAATCCACCAATGGAGTTACGTTGGCTCTTGTTGAAACGAAGGTAG
- a CDS encoding protein-tyrosine phosphatase family protein, whose protein sequence is MELFQIDEKGQLFISPDIDDWQPIAAHDINVIFDLDGDLDIGVPSISDRILYIYFPFEDKDLPDLEKLHSIARLGASLIGSGHRVLSHCGMGHNRSALVAGLILTYLGLTGAEAVALLRQKRRGALYNKNFASYLITMPSMSSTHLEFSKAEAA, encoded by the coding sequence ATGGAACTTTTTCAGATTGACGAAAAAGGTCAGTTATTTATTTCGCCTGATATAGATGACTGGCAGCCGATTGCAGCACATGATATAAATGTTATTTTCGATCTTGACGGCGACCTCGATATAGGCGTCCCCTCTATATCCGATCGCATACTTTACATCTATTTCCCGTTTGAAGATAAAGACCTGCCCGATCTAGAAAAGCTACACTCGATCGCTAGATTGGGTGCCAGTTTGATCGGAAGTGGGCATAGAGTGCTATCTCATTGCGGTATGGGTCACAATCGTTCTGCTTTAGTAGCTGGGTTAATCCTGACATACCTCGGTTTGACCGGTGCGGAAGCTGTAGCGCTTTTACGTCAAAAGAGACGAGGCGCACTTTATAATAAAAACTTTGCTTCCTATCTTATTACTATGCCTTCAATGAGTTCTACTCACTTAGAATTTAGTAAGGCAGAAGCAGCATAG